The following are from one region of the Amycolatopsis lurida genome:
- a CDS encoding ArsR/SmtB family transcription factor: protein MTAQAEPVPETTDHLVEVLKALANPIRLQVLGWLREPDRHFPPENAIADQNEVGVCVSHLQAKLGLAQSTVSAYMALLQRAGLVRSTRVGKWTHYRRDEQRIAQLVDLLGRSI from the coding sequence ATGACCGCACAAGCCGAACCAGTCCCCGAGACCACCGACCATCTGGTCGAGGTGCTGAAGGCGCTCGCCAACCCGATCCGCCTCCAGGTGCTCGGGTGGCTGCGCGAACCGGACCGGCACTTCCCGCCGGAGAACGCGATCGCCGACCAGAACGAGGTCGGGGTCTGCGTCAGCCATCTCCAGGCTAAGCTGGGGCTCGCGCAGTCCACGGTGTCGGCATACATGGCGCTGCTGCAGCGCGCCGGGCTCGTCCGGTCCACCCGGGTGGGCAAGTGGACGCACTACCGCCGTGACGAGCAGCGGATCGCGCAGCTCGTCGACCTGCTGGGACGTTCCATCTGA
- the prcA gene encoding proteasome subunit alpha: MTMPLYASPEQLMRERSEIARKGIARGRSVVVLKYRGGVLFVAENPSATLHKVSEIYDRIGFAAVGRYSEFENLRVAGIRHADLKGYQYDRRDVSARALANAYAATLGSIFTEQLKPFEVEVCVAEVGATAAEDQLYRLTYDGSIFDEPKFVVMGGQADTLTTKLKESFESDMELEAALGVAVKALRANTPTPANGDSDPVKLEVAVLERERRGRKFRRVAGAALDALLPAEPEEPKTDDAEGDKPDGESKKD; this comes from the coding sequence GTGACGATGCCGTTGTACGCCTCTCCCGAGCAGCTGATGCGGGAGCGTTCCGAGATCGCGCGCAAGGGCATCGCGCGTGGCCGGAGCGTGGTCGTGCTCAAGTACCGCGGTGGCGTGCTGTTCGTGGCCGAGAATCCCTCGGCGACGTTGCACAAGGTGTCGGAGATCTACGACCGGATCGGTTTCGCGGCCGTCGGCCGCTACAGCGAGTTCGAAAACCTCCGCGTCGCCGGTATCCGGCACGCGGACCTGAAGGGCTACCAGTACGACCGGCGCGACGTCAGCGCGCGTGCGCTGGCGAACGCGTACGCCGCGACGCTGGGCAGCATCTTCACCGAGCAGCTGAAGCCGTTCGAGGTGGAGGTCTGCGTCGCCGAGGTCGGCGCGACCGCCGCCGAGGACCAGCTGTACCGGCTGACCTACGACGGCTCGATCTTCGACGAGCCGAAGTTCGTCGTGATGGGCGGTCAGGCCGACACGCTCACCACGAAGCTCAAGGAGAGCTTCGAGTCGGACATGGAGCTGGAAGCGGCGCTCGGTGTCGCGGTGAAGGCGTTGCGCGCCAACACCCCCACGCCCGCGAACGGCGACTCGGACCCGGTGAAGCTCGAGGTCGCCGTACTGGAGCGCGAGCGGCGCGGCCGCAAGTTCCGCCGGGTCGCCGGTGCCGCGCTGGACGCGCTGCTGCCCGCCGAGCCGGAGGAGCCGAAGACGGACGACGCCGAGGGCGACAAGCCTGACGGTGAGTCCAAGAAGGACTGA
- a CDS encoding SRPBCC family protein, which produces MDNEETRLELRREYPDPIEDVWSALTESERTARWIGTWTGEGGVGNTIMLSMTAEEGSEPGPAVIRECDPPKRLVMDLHNTGEPTWRVELTLTPRADGTVLDFVHRMPKPEWDTSDIAKGWHFYLDRLGASLAGEPVPEWDGYTPPSLEA; this is translated from the coding sequence ATGGACAACGAAGAGACCCGGCTCGAACTCCGGCGTGAGTACCCGGACCCGATCGAGGACGTCTGGTCGGCGCTCACCGAGTCCGAGCGGACGGCCCGCTGGATCGGCACCTGGACGGGAGAAGGCGGGGTCGGCAACACGATCATGCTGTCGATGACCGCCGAAGAAGGCTCCGAGCCGGGTCCCGCCGTCATCCGCGAATGCGATCCGCCGAAACGGCTCGTCATGGATCTGCACAACACCGGCGAGCCGACCTGGCGAGTGGAGCTGACCCTGACGCCGCGCGCCGACGGAACAGTGCTCGACTTCGTGCACCGAATGCCCAAACCCGAGTGGGACACCTCGGACATCGCCAAGGGCTGGCACTTCTACCTCGACCGGCTCGGCGCTTCCCTCGCCGGCGAACCGGTGCCCGAATGGGACGGCTACACGCCGCCTAGTTTGGAGGCATGA
- a CDS encoding NUDIX hydrolase has translation MSGSDELVALYDLGGTVVGAATRSRVRAEGLWHAAGVVLVRSSDGGSVYVHLRTPTKDVYPSTWDCWAGGIVAAGETPEECARRELAEELGVHGAELRPLFVHVTDDDTIRCHNFAFETRWDGPFVHQPSEVVEGRWLTLAELRSWLDDPESRFIPDGRLGALEWFRRENAR, from the coding sequence ATGTCAGGCAGTGACGAACTCGTTGCGCTCTATGACCTCGGCGGAACCGTGGTGGGAGCGGCCACTCGCTCCCGGGTCCGCGCCGAAGGACTCTGGCACGCGGCGGGTGTGGTGTTGGTCCGTTCGAGTGACGGAGGCTCGGTTTACGTGCACCTGCGCACTCCCACGAAGGACGTCTATCCCTCCACTTGGGACTGCTGGGCGGGCGGCATCGTCGCCGCGGGTGAGACACCGGAGGAGTGCGCGCGCCGGGAACTCGCTGAAGAACTGGGTGTTCACGGAGCGGAACTACGGCCGCTTTTCGTCCACGTCACCGACGACGACACGATCCGCTGCCACAACTTCGCGTTCGAGACACGTTGGGACGGCCCCTTCGTCCATCAGCCGTCCGAAGTCGTCGAAGGACGTTGGCTGACGCTGGCCGAATTGCGTTCGTGGCTCGACGATCCGGAGAGCCGGTTCATCCCGGACGGCCGTCTCGGCGCGCTGGAGTGGTTCCGGCGCGAGAACGCCCGCTAG
- the pafA gene encoding Pup--protein ligase, whose amino-acid sequence MQRRIFGIETEFGVTCTFHGQRRLSPDEVARYLFRRVVSWGRSSNVFLSNGSRLYLDVGSHPEYATAECDDLVQLVTHDKAGERILEDLLVDAERRLADEGIGGDIFLFKNNTDSAGNSYGCHENYLVTRAGEFSRIADVLLPFLVTRQLICGAGKVLQTPRGAVYCLSQRAEHIWEGVSSATTRSRPIINTRDEPHADAERYRRLHVIVGDSNMAEPTTMLKVGSANLVLEMIEAGVQFRDFTLDNPIRAIREISHDLTGRRQVRLAGGREASALDIQREYHARAVQHVKETGSSPQSERVVELWGRALEAVEQQDFSKIDTEIDWAIKHRLVERYRNKHDLDLSSPRIAQLDLAYHDIRRGRGIFDLLQRKGLVRRVTDDGEIELAKDTPPQTTRAKLRGDFIAAAQAAGRDFTVDWVHLKLNDQAQRTVLCKDPFRSVDERVERLISSL is encoded by the coding sequence ATGCAGCGGCGGATCTTTGGCATCGAGACCGAGTTCGGGGTCACGTGCACCTTTCACGGGCAACGCAGGCTCTCCCCGGACGAAGTGGCGCGTTACCTGTTTCGGCGTGTCGTGTCCTGGGGGCGTTCGTCGAACGTCTTCCTGTCGAACGGCTCGCGACTCTACCTCGACGTGGGTTCCCACCCTGAGTACGCGACGGCCGAATGCGACGACCTCGTCCAGCTCGTCACGCACGACAAGGCGGGGGAGCGGATCCTCGAGGACCTCCTGGTCGACGCCGAGCGGCGGCTGGCGGACGAGGGCATCGGCGGCGACATCTTCCTGTTCAAGAACAACACCGACTCGGCGGGCAACTCCTACGGCTGTCACGAGAACTACCTGGTGACCCGGGCGGGTGAGTTCTCCCGGATCGCCGACGTGCTGCTGCCGTTCCTGGTGACCCGGCAGCTCATCTGCGGCGCCGGCAAGGTGCTGCAGACGCCCCGCGGCGCCGTGTACTGCCTGTCCCAGCGAGCGGAACACATCTGGGAAGGCGTCTCCAGCGCCACCACGCGCTCGCGGCCGATCATCAACACCCGCGACGAGCCGCACGCCGACGCCGAACGCTACCGGCGCCTGCACGTGATCGTCGGCGACTCGAACATGGCCGAACCGACCACGATGCTCAAGGTCGGATCGGCGAACCTGGTGCTGGAGATGATCGAAGCGGGCGTCCAGTTCCGCGACTTCACCCTGGACAACCCGATAAGGGCCATCCGGGAGATCAGCCACGACCTCACCGGCCGCCGCCAGGTGCGGCTCGCCGGCGGCCGCGAGGCGTCCGCGCTGGACATCCAGCGCGAGTACCACGCCCGCGCCGTCCAGCACGTCAAGGAGACCGGTTCGTCGCCACAGTCCGAGCGCGTCGTCGAACTGTGGGGCCGGGCGCTGGAGGCGGTCGAGCAGCAGGACTTCAGCAAGATCGACACCGAGATCGACTGGGCGATCAAGCACCGCCTCGTCGAGCGGTACCGCAACAAGCACGACCTCGACCTGTCGAGCCCGCGGATCGCGCAGCTCGACCTGGCCTACCACGACATCCGGCGCGGGCGGGGCATCTTCGACCTGCTGCAGCGGAAGGGACTCGTGCGGCGGGTCACCGACGACGGCGAGATCGAGCTGGCCAAGGACACCCCGCCGCAGACCACGCGGGCGAAGCTGCGCGGTGACTTCATCGCCGCCGCGCAGGCCGCCGGGCGTGACTTCACCGTGGACTGGGTGCACCTCAAGCTGAACGACCAGGCGCAGCGGACCGTGCTGTGCAAGGACCCGTTCCGCTCGGTGGACGAACGTGTCGAGCGGCTGATCAGCTCACTCTGA
- the prcB gene encoding proteasome subunit beta: protein MEHTSGKSALPAAYFSSATSSFSDFLRAQAPELLPERRVSTGAGGLDAPHGTTIVAVKFAGGVLIAGDRRATSGNLIASRDMEKVHVTDEYSAVGIAGSAGLAIEMVRLYAVELAHYEKIEGVSLSLDGKTNKLAGLVKSNLEMAMAGLAVLPLFVGYDLDAEDAKHAGRIVSYDATGGRYEENAGYHAIGSGSLFAKGSLKKLYDPDADAEAAIRTAVEALYDAADDDTATGGPDLVRRIFPTIVTVTAEQGAVALPLEQTTAVAEAVVAVRAERGR from the coding sequence ATGGAACACACCTCGGGTAAGTCGGCGCTGCCCGCCGCGTACTTCTCGTCGGCGACCTCGTCGTTCTCGGACTTCCTTCGGGCGCAGGCGCCCGAGCTGCTCCCGGAGCGGCGGGTCTCGACCGGGGCGGGCGGGCTGGACGCCCCGCACGGGACGACGATCGTCGCGGTCAAGTTCGCGGGCGGGGTGCTGATCGCCGGTGACCGGCGGGCGACGTCGGGCAACCTGATCGCTTCGCGCGACATGGAGAAGGTCCACGTCACCGACGAGTATTCGGCAGTGGGCATCGCGGGCTCGGCCGGGCTGGCGATCGAGATGGTGCGGCTGTACGCGGTCGAACTGGCGCACTACGAGAAGATCGAGGGTGTTTCGCTCTCGCTCGACGGTAAGACGAACAAGCTCGCGGGGCTGGTGAAGTCCAACCTCGAGATGGCGATGGCGGGGCTGGCCGTGCTGCCGCTGTTCGTCGGGTACGACCTCGACGCCGAGGACGCGAAGCACGCGGGCCGGATCGTCTCGTACGACGCGACGGGCGGCCGCTACGAGGAGAACGCGGGCTACCACGCCATCGGCTCGGGATCGCTGTTCGCGAAGGGCTCGCTGAAGAAGCTGTACGACCCGGACGCGGACGCCGAAGCCGCGATCCGGACGGCGGTGGAGGCGTTGTACGACGCGGCGGACGACGACACCGCGACCGGCGGGCCGGATCTGGTGCGCCGGATCTTCCCGACGATCGTGACGGTCACCGCGGAGCAGGGTGCGGTGGCGCTGCCCCTCGAGCAGACGACAGCGGTGGCCGAGGCCGTCGTGGCCGTACGAGCCGAGCGCGGGCGCTAG
- a CDS encoding TIGR03620 family F420-dependent LLM class oxidoreductase: MELGRFGIWTFDFEDQPASMLRDSVRELDELGWPAIWIPERDGREALTHAGFLLASSERMAVVNGIARIGSRGAWSVHGAALLLADAYPGRHVLGLGFGGAQPGVKPLEAMNDYLDELDTVTNANPSPAEPIRRLLAAYGPKMLGLARDRSEGAHTYHVPVSHTAQAREVLGEKAFLGVEHAVLFETDPGKAREIAREHLHGYLTSEYNVAKYLRLGYTEADLDGGRGSDRLVDDLVFWGDLDTVTAKLHGHLDAGADHVGVQVIGVEPGESAMPHWRRLAESLLPS, translated from the coding sequence ATGGAACTGGGGCGTTTCGGGATCTGGACGTTCGACTTCGAGGATCAGCCCGCGAGCATGCTCCGGGATTCGGTGCGGGAACTGGACGAACTCGGCTGGCCCGCTATCTGGATCCCGGAACGGGACGGCCGCGAAGCGCTGACCCACGCCGGATTCCTGCTCGCGTCCAGCGAACGCATGGCCGTGGTCAACGGGATCGCGCGGATCGGCTCCCGTGGCGCGTGGTCGGTCCACGGCGCCGCGCTCCTGCTCGCCGACGCGTACCCGGGCAGGCATGTCCTCGGGCTCGGCTTCGGCGGCGCGCAGCCCGGTGTCAAGCCGTTGGAGGCGATGAACGACTACCTCGACGAACTCGACACGGTCACCAACGCGAATCCGTCGCCCGCCGAGCCGATCCGGCGGCTGCTGGCGGCGTACGGGCCGAAGATGCTCGGTCTCGCCCGTGACCGGTCCGAGGGCGCGCACACCTACCACGTGCCGGTGTCGCACACTGCCCAGGCGAGGGAAGTGCTGGGGGAGAAGGCCTTCCTCGGCGTCGAGCACGCCGTGCTGTTCGAAACCGACCCGGGCAAGGCGCGGGAGATCGCCCGCGAGCATCTGCACGGCTACCTGACGTCGGAGTACAACGTCGCCAAGTACCTCCGCCTCGGCTACACCGAAGCCGACCTCGACGGCGGCCGAGGCAGCGACCGGCTCGTCGACGATCTCGTATTCTGGGGCGACCTCGACACCGTGACCGCGAAACTGCACGGCCACCTCGACGCGGGTGCCGACCACGTCGGCGTCCAGGTCATCGGCGTCGAACCCGGCGAGTCGGCCATGCCGCACTGGCGGCGGCTGGCCGAGTCGCTGCTGCCGAGCTAG
- a CDS encoding bifunctional phosphatase PAP2/diacylglycerol kinase family protein, translating into MLKQLKRPFRKVGRTDRRLMARSAALPRTRADDVITSLSKSADKSKLWWCVAVLLAAKKGPTRRGALRGVAAIAGASAAANLIGKPLFPRRRPAAEEVPMHRRLVRRPTSSSFPSGHSASAAAFVTAVAMESPKAGAALVPLAAAVAYSRVHTGVHWPSDVGVGIGIGVGAGLLTRHWWPLNDDVPGRTAHTAEAPEMRDGEDMLVLVNPHSGIDGQDPTEEARFAWPKATILYPDAKRDLRDQLCDEIASRDNTVRALGVAGGDGTVAAVAAVAADHDLPLALIPAGTLNHFARDVGMRSMPDADAATEAGNAVGVDLGEVEINHDDDHRYFVNTASLGGYPEMVRIRERLQKRHPKWPSAAIALARTLRRAKPLEVTLNGKHTSIWLLFVGNGTYSPKGFAPSRRPALDTGLLDVRYLRADVPYSRARFILATITNSLNASHVYQELDVQELHVRLLNGNRRVATDGEVGPLGNDFRFRSRPSALTIYRL; encoded by the coding sequence GTGTTAAAGCAGCTCAAGCGCCCTTTCCGCAAGGTCGGGCGGACCGATCGGCGGCTGATGGCACGGAGTGCGGCCCTGCCGAGGACCAGGGCCGACGACGTGATCACGTCGCTCTCCAAAAGTGCGGACAAATCCAAGCTTTGGTGGTGTGTCGCGGTCCTGCTCGCGGCGAAGAAGGGGCCGACGCGCCGAGGGGCGCTCCGCGGTGTGGCCGCCATCGCCGGGGCCAGCGCGGCGGCGAACCTGATCGGCAAGCCGCTGTTCCCCCGCCGCCGCCCCGCGGCCGAAGAGGTGCCGATGCACCGGCGGCTCGTCCGGCGCCCGACCTCGTCGTCGTTCCCGTCCGGGCACTCGGCGTCCGCGGCCGCCTTCGTCACGGCCGTCGCGATGGAGTCACCCAAGGCGGGCGCCGCCCTCGTGCCGCTGGCCGCCGCCGTGGCCTATTCCCGGGTCCACACCGGCGTCCACTGGCCCAGTGACGTCGGCGTGGGGATCGGGATCGGTGTCGGCGCCGGCCTGCTGACGCGGCACTGGTGGCCGCTGAACGACGACGTCCCCGGCCGCACCGCGCACACCGCCGAGGCGCCCGAGATGCGCGACGGCGAGGACATGCTCGTCCTGGTCAACCCGCATTCGGGGATCGACGGCCAGGATCCGACCGAGGAAGCCCGGTTCGCCTGGCCCAAGGCCACCATCCTGTATCCGGACGCGAAGCGCGACCTGCGCGATCAGCTCTGCGACGAGATCGCCTCCCGCGACAACACCGTGCGCGCGCTCGGTGTCGCAGGCGGTGACGGGACCGTCGCCGCCGTGGCCGCCGTCGCGGCCGACCACGACCTGCCGCTCGCGCTCATCCCGGCCGGCACCCTCAACCACTTCGCCCGGGATGTGGGCATGCGCTCGATGCCCGACGCGGACGCCGCCACCGAAGCGGGCAACGCCGTCGGCGTGGACCTCGGCGAGGTCGAGATCAACCACGACGACGACCACCGCTACTTCGTCAACACCGCCAGCCTCGGCGGCTACCCGGAAATGGTCCGGATCCGGGAAAGGCTGCAGAAGCGGCACCCGAAGTGGCCGTCGGCGGCGATCGCGCTCGCCCGCACCCTCCGGCGCGCCAAGCCGCTGGAAGTGACCCTCAACGGCAAGCACACCAGCATCTGGCTGCTGTTCGTCGGCAACGGCACCTACTCGCCGAAGGGATTCGCGCCCTCACGCCGCCCAGCGCTCGACACCGGTCTTCTCGACGTCCGGTACCTGCGCGCCGACGTGCCGTACTCGCGAGCACGGTTCATCCTCGCCACGATCACGAACAGCCTCAACGCCAGCCACGTCTACCAGGAACTCGACGTTCAGGAATTGCACGTCCGGCTGCTGAACGGCAACCGCCGCGTCGCCACCGACGGTGAGGTCGGCCCGCTCGGCAACGACTTCCGCTTCCGGTCGCGGCCCAGCGCGCTCACCATCTACCGCCTGTAG
- a CDS encoding ubiquitin-like protein Pup, translating to MAQEKIEKHGGGDSDEEFEEGGPAGQERREKLGEDVDTILDEIDDVLEENAEDFVRAYVQKGGE from the coding sequence ATGGCTCAGGAAAAGATCGAAAAGCACGGCGGCGGCGACTCGGACGAAGAGTTCGAGGAAGGCGGTCCGGCGGGTCAGGAACGGCGCGAGAAGCTCGGCGAGGACGTCGACACGATCCTCGACGAGATCGACGACGTGCTCGAGGAGAACGCCGAGGACTTCGTCCGCGCCTACGTGCAAAAGGGCGGCGAGTAA
- a CDS encoding WD40/YVTN/BNR-like repeat-containing protein has protein sequence MRRALLVLLGAVVPLAFTGVAHAAPDCPEPAWTETPTGTEAQLRGLSAVDSRTAWVSGSRGTILRTTDRGRTWKSSAPAGTEALDFRDIEAFDADHAVALSIGPGDASRIYRTDDGGRSWRLSFQNSDPAAFYDCVAFFDHRRGLAMSDPVGGKFRLQSTSDGGRTWKPVPAEGMVPALDGEFAFAASGQCLTTAGPRDAWIATGGGARARVLHSGDGGMTWEAADTPLPSGASAGVFSVTFRDPRHGVAIGGDYAAPNAPGPAVALSVDRGRTWRTPAEAPVGYRSGLAWLGNTVIAVGPGGSDLSPDGGRHWKSFDTGSLDSVDCARGACWASGADGRAARLGTA, from the coding sequence ATGCGCCGTGCGCTGCTGGTCCTGCTGGGTGCGGTCGTCCCGTTGGCGTTCACCGGCGTCGCGCACGCCGCACCGGACTGTCCAGAACCCGCGTGGACGGAGACTCCGACGGGCACGGAGGCCCAGCTGCGCGGCCTGTCCGCGGTGGATTCCCGGACGGCGTGGGTCAGCGGCAGCAGGGGCACCATCCTGCGCACCACGGACCGCGGCCGCACCTGGAAGTCGAGCGCCCCGGCGGGCACCGAGGCGCTCGACTTCCGGGACATCGAAGCTTTCGACGCCGATCACGCGGTCGCGCTGTCGATCGGACCCGGGGACGCGTCCCGGATCTACCGCACCGACGACGGCGGCCGGAGCTGGCGACTGTCCTTCCAGAACAGCGATCCTGCCGCCTTCTACGACTGTGTCGCGTTCTTCGACCACCGGCGCGGTCTCGCGATGAGCGACCCGGTCGGCGGCAAGTTCCGGTTGCAGTCCACTTCGGACGGCGGCCGCACGTGGAAGCCCGTTCCCGCCGAGGGCATGGTTCCCGCGCTCGACGGCGAGTTCGCGTTCGCCGCCAGCGGGCAGTGCCTCACCACGGCGGGCCCGCGTGACGCCTGGATCGCCACCGGGGGCGGCGCCCGCGCGCGGGTCCTGCACTCCGGCGACGGCGGGATGACCTGGGAAGCCGCCGACACCCCGTTGCCCAGTGGCGCCTCCGCCGGGGTCTTTTCGGTGACGTTCCGGGATCCGCGGCACGGCGTGGCCATCGGTGGCGACTACGCGGCGCCGAACGCCCCTGGCCCCGCGGTGGCGCTCAGCGTGGATCGGGGGCGTACCTGGCGGACCCCGGCCGAGGCCCCGGTCGGCTACCGCTCCGGCCTGGCGTGGCTGGGGAACACCGTGATCGCCGTCGGCCCCGGCGGAAGCGATCTGAGCCCGGACGGCGGACGGCACTGGAAGTCCTTCGACACCGGATCGCTCGACTCGGTCGACTGCGCCCGCGGCGCGTGCTGGGCGAGCGGGGCCGACGGCAGGGCCGCACGGCTCGGCACCGCCTAA
- a CDS encoding SDR family oxidoreductase yields MNDRVLLITGASRGLGAATARRAAAAGFRLALLSRDREALLPLVAELGEDRTLAVAADVTEWESLSAAVETVKDTFGRLDAVFANAGQSVVVSFFGEGGADPEQWRDMVLTNVYGTALTARATLPSLAESKGHLVLTGSVAGRYHRPGNLYSATKWAVTGLAGSIREEAVGTGVRVTVVQPGLVDTSMIPEDSKSKPKLDPDDVARAVLFTLEQPPSVDVNEIVVRPTGQVR; encoded by the coding sequence ATGAACGATCGAGTACTGCTGATCACCGGCGCTTCCCGCGGCCTCGGCGCGGCCACCGCTCGCCGGGCCGCGGCGGCCGGATTCCGGCTGGCACTGCTCTCCCGCGACCGCGAGGCACTGCTCCCACTCGTCGCCGAACTGGGCGAGGATCGCACCCTCGCGGTCGCGGCGGACGTCACCGAGTGGGAATCGCTGTCCGCGGCCGTCGAGACGGTGAAGGACACCTTCGGCCGCCTGGACGCGGTGTTCGCCAACGCCGGGCAAAGCGTCGTCGTCTCGTTCTTCGGCGAAGGCGGCGCGGACCCCGAACAGTGGCGGGACATGGTGCTGACGAACGTCTACGGCACCGCCCTCACCGCGCGGGCGACCCTTCCGTCACTGGCGGAATCGAAGGGGCACCTCGTGCTCACCGGCTCGGTCGCCGGGCGCTATCACCGCCCGGGGAACCTCTATTCGGCGACGAAATGGGCGGTGACCGGGCTCGCCGGATCCATCCGCGAGGAGGCCGTCGGGACCGGCGTGCGGGTCACCGTCGTGCAGCCTGGCCTGGTCGACACCTCGATGATCCCCGAGGACTCGAAATCCAAGCCGAAACTGGACCCCGACGACGTCGCGAGGGCGGTGCTCTTCACATTGGAGCAGCCGCCCTCGGTCGACGTCAACGAGATCGTGGTCCGCCCGACCGGCCAGGTCCGCTAG
- the dop gene encoding depupylase/deamidase Dop gives MRRIMGTEVEYGIAVPGDATANPVLTSTQVVLAYAAAADVPRARRARWDYEVESPLRDARGFDLTGPSGPGHDPDVEDLGAANVILTNGARLYVDHAHPEYSAPEVTNARDAVIWDKAGERVMEEAARKAATVPGQPPLQLYKNNVDGKGASYGTHENYLMQRSTPFTAVIAGLTPFFASRQVITGSGRVGVGQQSEEAGFQLSQRSDYIEVEVGLETTLKRGIINTRDEPHADADKYRRLHVIIGDANLAEYSTYLKVGTTALVLDLIEAGIRFDDLKLDEPVRAVHQISHDPTLKAKVSLANGRKYTGLDLQFAYHEIAAANLERTGADEASKEVLRVWGEILDALARDPQECADRLDWPAKLRLLEGYRARDQLAWGAPRLRLVDLQYSDVRLDKGLYNRLVTRGSMKRLVTEEEVLEAVTTPPSDTRAYFRGRTLEKYANSIAAASWDSVIFDVGRESLVRIPTLEPLRGTKAHVGKLLDDSATAEELVEALTGSD, from the coding sequence ATGCGGCGGATCATGGGAACCGAAGTCGAGTACGGCATCGCGGTGCCGGGCGACGCGACGGCGAACCCGGTACTCACCTCGACCCAGGTCGTGCTGGCCTACGCGGCAGCGGCGGATGTCCCGCGGGCAAGGCGGGCACGGTGGGACTACGAGGTCGAATCGCCCCTGCGCGACGCGCGCGGGTTCGATCTGACCGGCCCGAGCGGCCCGGGACACGACCCGGACGTCGAGGACCTCGGCGCGGCGAACGTGATCCTGACCAACGGAGCGCGGCTGTACGTCGACCACGCGCACCCCGAGTATTCGGCGCCCGAGGTGACGAACGCGCGCGACGCGGTCATCTGGGACAAGGCGGGCGAACGGGTCATGGAGGAGGCGGCGCGCAAGGCCGCCACGGTGCCGGGACAGCCGCCGTTGCAGCTGTACAAGAACAACGTCGACGGCAAGGGCGCGAGCTACGGCACGCACGAGAACTACCTGATGCAGCGGTCGACCCCGTTCACCGCGGTGATCGCGGGGCTGACGCCGTTCTTCGCGTCCCGTCAGGTGATCACGGGTTCGGGCCGTGTCGGTGTCGGGCAGCAGAGCGAAGAAGCGGGTTTCCAGCTCTCGCAGCGCTCGGACTACATCGAGGTCGAGGTCGGCCTGGAGACCACCCTCAAACGCGGGATCATCAACACCCGCGACGAGCCGCACGCCGACGCGGACAAGTACCGCCGTCTGCACGTCATCATCGGCGACGCGAACCTGGCCGAGTACTCGACGTACCTCAAGGTCGGCACGACGGCGCTGGTGCTGGACCTGATCGAAGCGGGCATCCGGTTCGACGACCTGAAACTGGACGAACCGGTGCGGGCCGTCCACCAGATCAGCCACGACCCGACGCTGAAGGCGAAGGTGTCGCTGGCCAACGGGCGCAAGTACACCGGGCTGGACCTCCAGTTCGCCTACCACGAGATCGCGGCGGCGAACCTGGAGCGCACCGGCGCGGACGAGGCCTCCAAGGAGGTCCTGCGGGTCTGGGGCGAGATCCTGGACGCCCTGGCGCGGGACCCCCAGGAATGCGCGGACAGGCTGGACTGGCCGGCGAAGCTGCGGTTGCTCGAGGGTTACCGCGCGCGGGACCAGCTGGCCTGGGGTGCGCCGCGGCTGCGGCTGGTCGACCTGCAGTACTCGGATGTCCGGCTGGACAAGGGCCTGTACAACAGGCTCGTCACCAGGGGTTCGATGAAGCGCCTGGTGACCGAGGAGGAGGTGCTGGAGGCGGTCACGACCCCGCCTTCGGACACCAGGGCCTACTTCCGGGGCCGCACGCTGGAGAAGTACGCCAACTCCATCGCCGCGGCGTCGTGGGATTCGGTCATCTTCGACGTCGGCAGGGAATCGCTGGTGCGGATCCCGACGTTGGAGCCGTTGCGGGGCACGAAGGCCCACGTGGGGAAGTTGCTGGACGACTCCGCGACCGCCGAGGAGCTGGTGGAGGCGCTCACCGGTTCGGACTAG